A portion of the Musa acuminata AAA Group cultivar baxijiao chromosome BXJ1-1, Cavendish_Baxijiao_AAA, whole genome shotgun sequence genome contains these proteins:
- the LOC135676758 gene encoding uncharacterized protein LOC135676758, with translation MAAAAGREEEEKGRREGEEEERKRRRGCGCGDGSCSCGREREKGKEEEEKGKERKKRGRGEGAAAAAMAAAAVAGKEEKERKKKRKGRRGRREEEEKGWQLRQWQLQLEEEEEIEQGRKKRLRVWWLRPWLRLRLRLRRWLR, from the coding sequence atggcagctgcagctggaagagaagaggaagagaaaggaagaagggaaggagaggaagaagagaggaagaggagaaggggctgcggctgcggcgatggcagctgcagctgtggcagggaaagagaaaaaggaaaggaagaagaagagaaagggaaggagaggaagaagagaggaagaggagaaggggctgcggctgcggcgatggcagctgcagctgtggctgggaaagaagagaaggaaaggaagaagaagagaaagggaaggagaggaagaagagaggaagaggagaaggggtggcagctgcggcagtggcagctgcagctggaagaggaggaggaaatagagcaggggaggaagaagaggctgcgagtgtggtggctgcggccgtggctgcgactccggctgcggctgcgacgttggctgcggtag